A genomic segment from Blastococcus sp. PRF04-17 encodes:
- a CDS encoding tetratricopeptide repeat protein, whose protein sequence is MTQQFELDLHSEFLRADLFLAMGQPTEAARILERVIAAEPANQAALELLARAYYGSAQLSRSEQTLTRLVQLAPANGWARRALARTLERQSRAADAAVHHRMADALGAA, encoded by the coding sequence ATGACGCAGCAGTTCGAGCTGGACCTGCACTCGGAGTTCCTCCGGGCCGACCTCTTCCTCGCGATGGGTCAACCGACCGAGGCGGCTCGCATCCTCGAGCGGGTCATCGCCGCCGAGCCGGCCAACCAGGCCGCGCTGGAGCTGCTCGCCCGCGCCTACTACGGATCGGCCCAGCTCTCGAGGTCCGAGCAGACCCTCACCCGGCTGGTCCAGCTGGCGCCCGCCAACGGCTGGGCGCGGCGGGCGCTCGCCCGCACCCTCGAACGGCAGAGCCGGGCCGCCGACGCCGCCGTGCACCACCGCATGGCCGACGCCCTGGGCGCTGCCTGA
- a CDS encoding MFS transporter, with protein MAAVLVLMLAASGVPSPLYRVYQEQFGFSSGVLTTVFGIYSFALLAALLVVGGLSDHVGRRPVLVAAFLLEAAAMALFLFADGVGWLLTARVVQGLATGALTSTLGAALLDLQHRDRPLGAFINSASPALGLSIGAVGAGLLVQFVPSPTSWVFGALTVVFLLAAVGTAALPESSPRLPGAVASLIPRVHVPPAHRRAFVVALPLLVACWALGGLYASLGPSLVAEVFGMDNHLVGGLLILALNGTGIAGSLALRTSRPERALLVGGLLFTVGVVGTIVALGTSSAALLFVAAVVAGFGFGAAFLGAVATITAGVAPGHRASLLAAVFVVGYLAYSLPAIAAGIAVGEFGLTRTTGAFSAAVVLMSLLAVAGLLRARRSVVAVEAPRREVLAQLPG; from the coding sequence GTGGCGGCTGTCCTCGTGCTCATGCTCGCCGCGTCCGGGGTGCCCTCGCCGCTGTACCGCGTGTACCAGGAGCAGTTCGGCTTCAGCTCCGGCGTCCTCACGACGGTCTTCGGCATCTACTCCTTCGCGCTGCTGGCCGCCCTGCTGGTCGTCGGGGGGCTCTCCGACCACGTCGGCCGGCGCCCGGTGCTGGTGGCCGCGTTCCTGCTCGAGGCCGCCGCGATGGCGCTGTTCCTGTTCGCCGACGGCGTCGGCTGGCTGCTCACCGCCCGCGTCGTCCAGGGCCTGGCCACCGGCGCTCTGACCAGCACGCTCGGGGCCGCACTGCTCGACCTGCAGCACCGCGACCGGCCGCTCGGCGCGTTCATCAACAGCGCCTCGCCCGCGCTGGGCCTCTCGATCGGCGCCGTGGGGGCGGGCCTGCTCGTGCAGTTCGTGCCCTCCCCGACCAGCTGGGTGTTCGGCGCGCTGACCGTCGTCTTCCTGCTCGCCGCGGTCGGCACGGCGGCGTTGCCGGAGAGCTCCCCGCGGCTGCCCGGCGCCGTCGCCTCCCTCATCCCCCGGGTGCACGTGCCGCCGGCCCACCGGCGGGCGTTCGTCGTCGCCCTTCCGCTGCTCGTGGCGTGCTGGGCGCTCGGGGGGCTGTACGCCTCACTGGGCCCGTCGCTGGTCGCCGAGGTGTTCGGCATGGACAACCACCTGGTGGGCGGCCTGCTCATCCTCGCGCTCAACGGCACCGGCATCGCCGGCTCGCTGGCCCTGCGGACCTCGCGGCCCGAGCGGGCCCTGCTCGTCGGCGGGCTCCTCTTCACCGTCGGGGTCGTCGGCACGATCGTCGCGCTGGGCACCTCCTCGGCCGCACTGCTCTTCGTCGCCGCGGTCGTGGCGGGCTTCGGCTTCGGCGCCGCCTTCCTGGGCGCCGTCGCCACCATCACCGCCGGTGTGGCACCCGGTCACCGGGCGAGCCTGCTCGCCGCCGTCTTCGTGGTCGGCTACCTGGCCTACAGCCTCCCGGCGATAGCCGCCGGCATCGCGGTGGGCGAGTTCGGGCTGACCCGCACCACCGGGGCCTTCAGCGCCGCCGTCGTGCTGATGTCCCTGCTCGCCGTCGCCGGCCTGCTGCGGGCCCGGCGCTCCGTCGTCGCGGTGGAAGCCCCCCGGCGGGAGGTGCTGGCTCAGCTCCCGGGATAG
- a CDS encoding histidine phosphatase family protein: protein MSRPLTLLLVRHGQSEWNAAGLMQGQTPHVPLTELGRAQAAGAAAEVARLAPGALFSSDLLRAVQTAEYCAEATGLPISTCPALREQGYGELEGRPSRELWDVVDWTDAHWSAPGGESLAELHARVEAFVKHLCAEPPADVIALVTHGDTIRAAQAVAAGLGPDAMPVVTPHNGTVTRLEVIA, encoded by the coding sequence ATGTCTCGCCCCCTGACCCTGCTGCTCGTGCGCCACGGCCAGAGCGAGTGGAACGCCGCCGGGCTGATGCAGGGCCAGACCCCGCACGTCCCGTTGACCGAGCTCGGCCGCGCTCAGGCCGCGGGGGCCGCGGCGGAGGTGGCCCGCCTGGCGCCGGGGGCCCTGTTCTCGAGCGACCTGCTGCGGGCGGTGCAGACCGCCGAGTACTGCGCCGAGGCGACCGGCCTGCCGATCAGCACCTGCCCGGCGCTGCGGGAGCAGGGCTACGGCGAGCTCGAGGGCCGCCCGTCACGTGAGCTGTGGGACGTCGTCGACTGGACCGACGCCCACTGGTCCGCGCCGGGCGGCGAGAGCCTGGCCGAGCTGCACGCCCGGGTCGAGGCGTTCGTGAAGCACCTCTGCGCCGAGCCGCCGGCTGACGTCATCGCTCTGGTCACGCACGGTGACACCATCCGGGCGGCCCAGGCGGTGGCCGCCGGGCTGGGGCCGGACGCCATGCCGGTGGTCACGCCGCACAACGGCACGGTGACCCGCCTCGAGGTCATCGCATGA
- a CDS encoding glucose-1-phosphate adenylyltransferase family protein has translation MALPRILVLVLAGGAGGRLELLTEQRAKPAVPFAGVYRLIDFPLSNCLHSDIPDVWVSVQYHPTSLADHLANGRPWDLDRTMGGLLMLPPFQGTDRGGWVTGTANLLWRQADLIREYDADALVVVSSDAVYKLDYREVVESHLDSDAEVTMVTTEVDEDDASRYGIVRLGAGDRVEDYAYKPDEPATVIATNEVFVFTPGATLDRLDALQEDLGEDGLEDLGSHLLPAQTRDGLARAYPLTTYWRDVGTVPAYWEAHRDFLAEDPPIDLDDPAWQLRTRGGRHSAARILAGAVVEDSLVSGGTRVAGEVRGSVLSPGVVVEKGATVVDSVLLPGARVRSGATVRRAVLDDDVEVGERATVGGDGDITLVGRRARVDPGREVAAGARVPDPEDDD, from the coding sequence GTGGCGCTTCCCCGGATCCTCGTGCTCGTCCTCGCCGGCGGGGCCGGTGGCCGCCTCGAACTGCTCACCGAGCAGCGGGCGAAACCCGCCGTCCCGTTCGCCGGGGTGTACCGGCTGATCGACTTCCCGCTGAGCAACTGCCTGCACTCCGACATCCCCGACGTCTGGGTCTCGGTGCAGTACCACCCGACGTCGCTGGCCGACCACCTGGCCAACGGCCGACCGTGGGACCTGGACCGGACGATGGGCGGCCTGTTGATGCTGCCGCCCTTCCAGGGCACCGACCGGGGCGGCTGGGTCACCGGGACGGCGAACCTGCTGTGGCGCCAGGCGGACCTCATCCGGGAGTACGACGCCGACGCGCTGGTCGTCGTGAGCTCGGACGCCGTCTACAAGCTCGACTACCGCGAGGTCGTCGAGTCCCACCTCGACTCCGACGCCGAGGTCACGATGGTGACGACCGAGGTCGACGAGGACGACGCCTCCCGTTACGGCATCGTCCGGCTCGGCGCCGGTGACCGGGTCGAGGACTACGCCTACAAGCCCGACGAGCCGGCCACCGTCATCGCCACCAACGAGGTCTTCGTGTTCACGCCCGGGGCGACGCTCGACCGGCTCGACGCCCTGCAGGAGGACCTCGGCGAGGACGGTCTCGAGGACCTGGGCAGCCATCTGCTCCCCGCCCAGACCCGTGACGGCCTGGCCCGCGCCTACCCGCTGACGACCTACTGGCGCGACGTGGGGACCGTGCCCGCCTACTGGGAGGCGCACCGCGACTTCCTCGCCGAGGATCCGCCGATCGACCTCGACGATCCTGCCTGGCAGCTCCGCACCCGCGGTGGCCGGCACAGCGCTGCACGGATCCTCGCCGGCGCGGTCGTCGAGGACAGCCTGGTCTCCGGCGGGACCCGCGTGGCCGGGGAGGTGCGCGGGTCCGTCCTGTCGCCCGGCGTCGTCGTCGAGAAGGGGGCGACCGTCGTGGACTCGGTGCTCCTGCCCGGCGCGCGCGTGCGGTCGGGCGCGACGGTGCGGCGGGCGGTTCTCGACGACGACGTCGAGGTCGGCGAGCGCGCCACCGTCGGAGGGGACGGCGACATCACCCTCGTCGGCCGACGTGCGCGGGTGGACCCCGGCCGGGAGGTCGCCGCCGGCGCGCGGGTGCCCGACCCGGAGGACGACGACTGA
- a CDS encoding type II secretion system F family protein: MTAGLLAAALALLAWPDAAAHRRRRLRTTSGTGRLPPVPAVPTPPVAAAVAGLAAGLLGTPLVGLLAAVAAFLGSRAWLSRRRDTRSEEQIGALAEGLSALAAELRAGRTLEEASGSAAAACGDPVTGRALIRTLHAPGTSPGVGAAPLTEALGRIDAGVLLSARTGCSLAAVAAAIEDDLRARLRQREELRAATAAPRASALLLAGLPVLGLAMGSGIGADPWGVLTTTPTGQVLLVAGVALELAGIVWSGRLVRRALR, from the coding sequence GTGACGGCCGGCCTGCTGGCCGCGGCGCTCGCCCTGCTGGCGTGGCCGGATGCTGCAGCCCACCGACGGCGTCGGCTGCGGACGACGAGTGGGACCGGACGGCTCCCGCCGGTTCCCGCGGTGCCGACGCCCCCGGTCGCCGCCGCCGTCGCCGGGCTGGCCGCCGGTCTCCTCGGTACGCCGCTGGTCGGGCTGCTGGCCGCGGTGGCCGCGTTCCTGGGATCGCGCGCCTGGCTGTCGAGGCGGCGCGACACCCGGTCCGAGGAGCAGATCGGGGCGCTCGCCGAGGGGCTGTCGGCACTGGCGGCCGAGCTCCGCGCGGGGCGCACCCTCGAGGAGGCGTCCGGGTCCGCCGCCGCGGCCTGCGGGGACCCGGTCACCGGCCGGGCGCTGATCCGGACCCTCCACGCACCAGGAACCTCGCCAGGAGTCGGCGCCGCCCCACTCACGGAGGCGCTCGGCCGGATCGATGCCGGAGTGCTGCTCAGCGCTCGCACCGGGTGCTCGCTCGCGGCCGTGGCCGCGGCGATCGAGGACGACCTGCGCGCTCGCCTTCGGCAGCGCGAGGAGCTCCGGGCCGCGACGGCGGCGCCCCGGGCGAGCGCCCTGCTGCTCGCCGGCCTGCCGGTGCTCGGTCTGGCGATGGGCAGCGGAATCGGCGCCGACCCCTGGGGCGTGCTCACCACGACGCCTACCGGCCAGGTCCTGCTGGTCGCCGGAGTGGCGCTCGAGCTCGCCGGCATCGTCTGGTCCGGTCGGCTGGTACGCCGGGCGCTCCGGTGA
- the ssd gene encoding septum site-determining protein Ssd: MSLSRSASPRPLVVSTDEELLDDLLRLVAAAGAEAEVATDGPALRRAHRHAPLVLVGADALPTGAVRSLPRRPGVVVVATRELPPVAWAGAVELGAERVAVLPEDESWLLNRAATAVRSPVERGWLTAVTGSCGGAGTSTVAAALALVASPAVLVDTDAWGGGLDLLLGAELADGLRWPDLTGLRGRVAGDALLAALPQVQDLHLVSASRNAPVAVPDEALTAVVEAARGIGRPVVLDVPRADATPPTVLADADLTVLVVPARLRAATAARLLVDAPASPWCDAVLVLRQVVGGLSRGEVADVVGRPVHAELPHDRGAVPRAERGEPPAVTARAPLGVLARKLLSALAERVPTP, translated from the coding sequence GTGTCCCTCTCCCGCTCCGCCTCGCCCCGGCCGCTCGTCGTGAGCACCGACGAGGAACTGCTCGACGATCTCCTCCGCCTGGTGGCCGCGGCCGGCGCCGAGGCCGAGGTCGCCACCGACGGCCCGGCGCTACGCCGGGCGCACCGCCACGCGCCCCTGGTGCTCGTCGGCGCCGACGCGCTGCCGACCGGTGCGGTGCGGTCGCTACCCCGCCGTCCCGGCGTGGTGGTCGTCGCCACGCGGGAGCTGCCTCCGGTCGCGTGGGCGGGTGCCGTCGAGCTCGGGGCCGAGCGGGTGGCGGTGCTCCCGGAGGACGAGTCGTGGCTGCTCAACCGCGCCGCGACGGCGGTCCGGTCGCCGGTCGAGCGCGGCTGGCTCACGGCGGTGACCGGCAGCTGCGGTGGTGCGGGGACGAGCACGGTGGCCGCGGCTCTGGCCCTGGTCGCGTCCCCGGCGGTGCTGGTCGATACCGACGCGTGGGGTGGCGGCCTGGACCTGCTGCTCGGCGCCGAACTGGCCGACGGCCTCCGCTGGCCGGACCTGACGGGACTGCGCGGCCGGGTGGCCGGTGACGCGCTGCTCGCCGCACTGCCGCAGGTGCAGGACCTGCACCTGGTCTCGGCGTCGCGGAACGCGCCGGTCGCAGTGCCCGACGAGGCGCTGACGGCCGTCGTCGAGGCCGCGCGTGGCATCGGCCGGCCCGTCGTCCTCGACGTGCCACGGGCGGACGCGACCCCACCCACCGTGCTCGCGGACGCCGACCTCACCGTCCTCGTCGTCCCCGCCCGGCTGCGGGCCGCGACCGCCGCCCGCCTGCTGGTCGACGCCCCCGCCTCGCCCTGGTGCGACGCGGTGCTGGTCCTCCGGCAGGTGGTCGGGGGGCTCTCCCGCGGCGAGGTGGCCGACGTGGTCGGCCGGCCGGTCCACGCCGAGCTCCCGCACGACCGCGGTGCGGTGCCCAGGGCCGAGCGCGGGGAGCCGCCGGCGGTCACCGCCCGGGCGCCGCTCGGCGTGCTCGCGCGCAAGCTCCTCTCCGCCCTCGCCGAGCGGGTGCCGACGCCGTGA
- a CDS encoding flavodoxin family protein has product MTGPASLRALALVCSLKPSPAPSSSELMARQVLEELGKHGVTGDVVRVVDHDVKPGVEVDMGKGDAWPAIRQQLMGADILIVSTPTWVGHMSSVAQRVLERLDGELSETDDSGRPLVTGKVAVTAVVGNEDGAHKITADLMQGLNDIGFTIPAQGGTYWNDEAMGGRDYLDLDETPEAVASTTSTLAENAAHLARALRASPYPGS; this is encoded by the coding sequence ATGACCGGACCCGCATCGCTCCGTGCCCTCGCCCTCGTCTGCAGCCTCAAGCCGTCGCCGGCGCCGTCCAGCAGCGAGCTCATGGCCCGCCAGGTGCTCGAGGAGCTCGGGAAGCACGGCGTGACCGGCGACGTCGTCCGGGTGGTCGACCACGACGTCAAGCCCGGTGTCGAGGTGGACATGGGGAAGGGCGACGCCTGGCCGGCGATCCGGCAGCAGCTGATGGGCGCCGACATCCTGATCGTGTCGACACCCACCTGGGTGGGCCACATGAGCAGCGTCGCCCAGCGCGTGCTGGAGCGGCTGGACGGCGAGCTGTCGGAAACCGACGACTCGGGTCGTCCGCTGGTGACCGGCAAGGTCGCGGTCACCGCCGTCGTCGGGAACGAGGACGGCGCCCACAAGATCACCGCGGACCTCATGCAGGGGCTCAACGACATCGGGTTCACGATCCCGGCGCAGGGCGGCACCTACTGGAACGACGAGGCGATGGGTGGCCGCGACTACCTGGATCTCGACGAGACGCCCGAGGCGGTGGCGTCGACGACGTCCACCCTCGCGGAGAACGCGGCCCACCTGGCCCGGGCGCTGCGGGCGAGCCCCTATCCCGGGAGCTGA
- a CDS encoding TadE family type IV pilus minor pilin, with protein sequence MLRRRSRWAAGRLRREHGMVTAETAVVLPVLLLVLAGAVAAVVLVAAHLACVDAAREGARAAARGEDVAVVRGIVGRAAPGGADCGVTSDGDEVRVTVTARVAPLGPVPLRVTVSATAVALLEPGAAR encoded by the coding sequence ATGCTCCGGCGGCGCTCGAGGTGGGCGGCCGGGCGGCTGCGCCGCGAGCACGGCATGGTGACCGCCGAGACCGCGGTCGTGCTGCCGGTGCTGCTGCTGGTGCTGGCCGGCGCGGTCGCCGCCGTGGTCCTCGTGGCCGCGCACCTGGCGTGCGTGGACGCGGCCCGCGAGGGCGCCCGGGCCGCCGCACGCGGCGAGGACGTCGCGGTGGTGAGGGGGATCGTCGGACGGGCCGCCCCGGGTGGTGCCGACTGCGGCGTGACCTCGGACGGCGACGAGGTCCGCGTGACGGTCACCGCGCGCGTGGCCCCGCTCGGCCCGGTGCCGCTGCGCGTCACGGTGTCGGCCACCGCGGTGGCCCTGCTGGAGCCGGGTGCGGCCCGATGA
- a CDS encoding DUF4244 domain-containing protein: MTETPEPDTEPRTGLLARRWTLLRATPEAGMSTAEYAVGTVAACAFAAVLYRVVTGGSIVTGLTDLVESALATLS, from the coding sequence ATGACCGAGACACCCGAGCCGGACACCGAGCCGAGAACCGGGCTGCTGGCACGCCGCTGGACCCTGCTGCGGGCGACACCCGAGGCGGGGATGAGCACCGCCGAGTACGCGGTGGGCACCGTCGCTGCCTGCGCGTTCGCCGCCGTCCTCTACCGCGTGGTGACCGGTGGCTCGATCGTCACCGGCCTCACCGACCTGGTCGAGTCCGCACTCGCCACGCTGTCCTGA
- a CDS encoding type II secretion system F family protein, with protein MSGTGWPALLLAAALLVWPPATAAGARRARSLVPSGGERPPHAGPGRGWLLPGAAGVGAALLVGGVGGVVTGAALAVAAHRLVRRTAGGAVDDGAAVTGDLPAACDLLAVCLDAGLPPSAALDAVGAAVPAPLGPALRRVAALYRLGAEPRRAWADVPVALAAAARVLVRAEESGSAAVPALRALAQDHRETLRARTEAAVRRAGIWVLAPLGLCFLPAFVCLGVVPLILGIAGDVFG; from the coding sequence GTGAGCGGCACGGGCTGGCCCGCACTGCTGCTGGCCGCTGCGCTGCTCGTCTGGCCACCCGCGACGGCCGCCGGTGCCCGGCGAGCACGGTCGCTCGTCCCCTCGGGTGGTGAACGGCCGCCGCACGCCGGACCGGGGAGGGGATGGCTGCTGCCCGGTGCGGCGGGCGTCGGCGCCGCGCTGCTGGTGGGCGGCGTCGGTGGCGTGGTGACCGGGGCGGCCCTCGCCGTGGCGGCACACCGGCTGGTCCGCCGCACAGCCGGCGGTGCCGTGGACGACGGCGCGGCCGTGACGGGCGACCTGCCCGCGGCGTGCGACCTGCTCGCGGTCTGCCTCGACGCCGGACTGCCGCCCTCCGCGGCCCTGGATGCGGTGGGTGCGGCCGTGCCCGCACCGCTCGGGCCGGCGCTGCGACGCGTCGCCGCCCTGTACCGGCTGGGCGCCGAGCCCCGGCGGGCATGGGCCGATGTCCCCGTCGCGCTCGCGGCGGCGGCGCGGGTGCTGGTGCGAGCGGAGGAGTCCGGCTCCGCGGCGGTTCCGGCGCTGCGCGCACTGGCCCAGGACCACCGCGAGACCCTCCGGGCGCGCACCGAGGCGGCGGTCCGGCGCGCCGGCATCTGGGTCCTGGCCCCGCTCGGGCTGTGCTTCCTCCCGGCGTTCGTGTGCCTCGGCGTCGTCCCGCTGATCCTCGGCATCGCCGGCGACGTGTTCGGCTGA
- a CDS encoding DUF4383 domain-containing protein yields MHLRTRPRSTAPVPEPHAGPPGSRVLSVHRLGALGVAAVILVFGLLGFAGGLAFFSTSGEQILGMSSNGLLSTISVVTAAVLVVAALRGPRIASTVMIAVGALFILSGLANLAVLRTGLNVLAFEMSNVAFSAVAGLTLLLLGAYGRVTGNLPPDSPYAAHREPPAPEPSEFPSTPAEFAAERAMREAEIAVVQHWATAEQRRRVAAMARVHSRADRRRVWMEFDAPAG; encoded by the coding sequence ATGCACCTTCGTACCCGCCCCCGGTCCACCGCTCCGGTACCCGAGCCCCACGCGGGGCCGCCCGGCTCGCGCGTCCTGTCGGTCCACCGGCTGGGTGCGCTGGGCGTGGCCGCCGTCATCCTCGTGTTCGGTCTGCTCGGCTTCGCCGGCGGACTGGCCTTCTTCTCGACCAGCGGGGAGCAGATCCTCGGGATGTCCTCGAACGGACTGCTCTCGACGATCTCCGTGGTGACGGCGGCGGTCCTGGTCGTCGCCGCGCTGCGCGGACCGCGTATCGCGTCCACGGTGATGATCGCGGTGGGCGCCCTGTTCATCCTGTCGGGGCTGGCCAATCTGGCGGTGCTCCGGACCGGCCTCAACGTCCTGGCCTTCGAGATGAGCAACGTCGCCTTCTCCGCCGTGGCCGGTCTCACGCTGCTCCTCCTGGGCGCCTACGGGCGGGTCACCGGCAACCTGCCTCCGGACAGTCCCTACGCGGCGCACCGCGAACCGCCGGCCCCCGAGCCGTCGGAGTTCCCGTCGACCCCCGCCGAGTTCGCCGCCGAGCGGGCGATGCGGGAGGCCGAGATCGCCGTCGTCCAGCACTGGGCGACCGCCGAGCAGCGGCGGCGCGTGGCGGCGATGGCCCGGGTGCACAGCCGGGCGGACCGCCGGCGGGTCTGGATGGAGTTCGACGCGCCGGCCGGCTGA
- a CDS encoding HAD family hydrolase: MTRAAAFFDLDKTVIAKSSTLAFGRPFFQGGLINRRAVLKTAYAQLVFSLAGADAQQMERLRAQLTAMVTGWDAATVHEIVRETLHEIVDPLVYAEAADLIEEHRAAGREIVIVSSSGAEMVEPIGEMLGVDRVVATRMVVADGRYTGEIDFYAYGENKAAAMRGVADEGGYDLADCYAYSDSITDLPMLSAVGHPTAVNPDRGLRKAALERGWPVLQFTRPVSMRARFSAPPAPVVTGAAVGVGAAVVGLAWYARHRALRAGLLTDAAPTAPLPGRRRRRGA; the protein is encoded by the coding sequence GTGACCCGCGCAGCGGCGTTCTTCGACCTGGACAAGACGGTCATCGCCAAGTCCAGCACCCTGGCCTTCGGCCGCCCGTTCTTCCAGGGCGGGCTGATCAACCGCCGCGCCGTGCTCAAGACCGCCTACGCCCAGCTGGTGTTCTCCCTCGCCGGGGCCGACGCCCAGCAGATGGAGCGGCTGCGCGCCCAGCTGACCGCGATGGTCACCGGCTGGGACGCCGCCACCGTGCACGAGATCGTCCGCGAGACGCTGCACGAGATCGTCGACCCGCTGGTCTACGCCGAGGCCGCCGACCTGATCGAGGAGCACCGGGCGGCCGGCCGGGAGATCGTCATCGTCTCCAGCAGCGGCGCGGAGATGGTCGAGCCGATCGGGGAGATGCTGGGCGTGGACCGGGTGGTCGCCACCCGGATGGTGGTGGCCGACGGCCGCTACACCGGCGAGATCGACTTCTACGCCTACGGCGAGAACAAGGCGGCCGCGATGCGCGGGGTCGCCGACGAGGGCGGCTACGACCTGGCCGACTGCTACGCCTACAGCGATTCCATCACCGACCTGCCGATGCTCTCGGCGGTCGGCCACCCGACGGCGGTCAATCCCGACCGGGGGCTGCGCAAGGCGGCCCTCGAGCGCGGCTGGCCGGTGCTGCAGTTCACCCGTCCGGTCAGCATGCGAGCCCGGTTCTCCGCGCCTCCGGCCCCGGTCGTGACCGGTGCCGCGGTCGGCGTCGGCGCGGCCGTGGTGGGGCTGGCCTGGTACGCCCGGCACCGCGCTCTGCGCGCGGGGCTCCTCACCGACGCGGCGCCGACCGCTCCCCTGCCCGGCCGTCGGCGGCGCCGCGGAGCCTGA
- a CDS encoding TadA family conjugal transfer-associated ATPase, which yields MTAPALLERVRARLALQPGVPTRAGVAALVREESAGLLGDADVLAAVRDAVDELAGAGPLEPLLRLPGVTDVLVNGPDQVWIERGRGLELTEVRFQDDDAVRRLAVRLAASAGRRLDDAAPWVDAGLRDGTRLHAVLPPVSGSGTCLSLRVLRRCSLSLEDLVGLGALPGEVFDLLRTLVARRLAFLVTGGTGSGKTTLLSALLGQADPADRLVICEDAAELAPAHPHAVRLLSRPPNVEGVGAITLRDLVRQALRMRPDRLVVGEVRGAEVTELLAALNTGHDGGCGTLHANRPGEVPARLEALGMAAGLERAAVHSQAAAALAVVVHLRRTPAGRRVDELGVVRSAAGHVTVEAGWRANGGPCPAADRLRRLLDSGP from the coding sequence GTGACCGCCCCGGCTCTGCTGGAGCGGGTGCGTGCCCGGCTCGCGCTCCAGCCCGGTGTGCCCACCCGCGCCGGCGTCGCGGCCCTCGTCCGCGAGGAGAGCGCCGGCCTGCTCGGCGACGCCGACGTGCTCGCCGCTGTCCGCGACGCCGTCGACGAACTGGCCGGCGCCGGTCCGCTCGAGCCCCTGCTCCGGCTTCCAGGGGTGACCGACGTGCTGGTCAACGGGCCGGATCAGGTGTGGATCGAGCGCGGCCGCGGACTGGAGCTGACGGAGGTCCGGTTCCAGGACGACGACGCCGTGCGCCGTCTCGCGGTCCGGCTCGCGGCCTCCGCCGGCCGACGACTCGACGACGCCGCCCCGTGGGTGGACGCCGGACTGCGCGACGGCACCCGGCTGCACGCCGTCCTGCCGCCGGTGTCCGGCAGCGGCACCTGCCTGTCGCTGCGCGTGCTGCGCCGCTGCTCCCTGTCGCTCGAGGACCTCGTCGGGCTCGGCGCCCTGCCCGGTGAGGTGTTCGACCTGCTGCGCACACTGGTCGCCCGGCGACTGGCCTTCCTGGTCACGGGCGGAACGGGCTCGGGGAAGACGACCCTCCTCTCGGCTCTGCTGGGCCAGGCCGACCCGGCCGACCGGCTGGTGATCTGCGAGGACGCCGCGGAGCTCGCGCCGGCTCATCCGCACGCCGTGCGGCTGCTGAGCCGACCGCCGAACGTCGAGGGGGTCGGCGCGATCACCCTGCGGGACCTCGTGCGCCAGGCCCTGCGGATGCGCCCCGACCGGCTGGTCGTCGGCGAGGTGCGCGGCGCGGAGGTCACCGAGCTGCTCGCGGCACTGAACACCGGGCACGACGGCGGCTGCGGCACCCTGCACGCGAACCGGCCGGGTGAGGTGCCGGCCCGGCTGGAGGCCCTCGGCATGGCGGCCGGACTGGAGCGCGCGGCGGTGCACAGCCAGGCCGCCGCCGCCCTCGCCGTGGTCGTCCACCTGCGCCGGACCCCGGCAGGTCGCCGCGTGGACGAGCTCGGCGTCGTCCGCTCCGCCGCTGGTCACGTGACCGTCGAGGCGGGCTGGCGGGCGAACGGAGGCCCCTGTCCGGCGGCGGACCGGCTCCGGCGGCTGCTCGACTCCGGGCCGTGA
- a CDS encoding adenosylcobinamide-GDP ribazoletransferase, producing MRLTGPLESAALLTVLPVPVRATASTRGVLPWAPLVGLLLGGAATGVAVLGARWVSPLAGAVLAVTVLALLTRGLHLDGLADTADGLGPLRDRDRALQVMHSSDVGPFGVVTVVLVLLLQIACLAALLAETDGWLALWTAVTVARLALARNGLPGVGMAEGSSLGAAVQRTVSVPWFAGSVVVLLGLLALATAGNLREAVALAGSGAAGVLAAELVHRRARRRLGGVTGDVMGAMAETATAATLLVAAVLR from the coding sequence ATGCGCCTGACCGGCCCGTTGGAGTCCGCCGCCCTGCTGACGGTCCTCCCGGTCCCGGTGCGCGCGACCGCGTCGACCCGTGGCGTGCTCCCCTGGGCGCCACTGGTCGGCCTGCTGCTGGGCGGCGCCGCGACCGGCGTCGCGGTGCTCGGCGCGCGGTGGGTGTCACCCCTGGCCGGCGCCGTGCTGGCGGTCACCGTCCTGGCCCTGCTCACCCGTGGGCTGCACCTCGACGGACTGGCCGACACCGCGGACGGGCTGGGGCCCCTCCGCGACAGGGACCGCGCGCTCCAGGTGATGCACTCGAGCGACGTCGGCCCGTTCGGGGTCGTCACCGTCGTCCTCGTGCTGCTGCTGCAGATCGCGTGCCTGGCCGCCCTTCTCGCCGAGACCGACGGATGGCTGGCGCTGTGGACGGCGGTGACCGTCGCCCGGCTCGCGCTGGCCCGTAACGGCCTCCCCGGCGTCGGCATGGCCGAGGGGTCGTCGCTGGGTGCAGCCGTCCAGCGCACGGTGTCCGTGCCGTGGTTCGCCGGCAGCGTCGTCGTGCTGCTCGGCCTGCTGGCGCTGGCGACGGCGGGGAACCTTCGCGAGGCCGTGGCGCTGGCCGGCAGCGGGGCGGCCGGAGTGCTCGCTGCCGAGCTGGTCCACCGCCGCGCCCGCCGGCGGCTGGGCGGGGTCACCGGCGACGTCATGGGGGCGATGGCCGAGACGGCGACCGCGGCCACCCTGCTGGTGGCCGCGGTCCTCCGCTAG